The window CGCCCTGAAGCCGCAGGTCGAGCCGGTACACCGGCTTGCCGGCCTCGCGCACGGCCGTCAGCGTGGCGCGACGGTCGGCGGGCACCACCGCCAGCACGGGATCGGCGGCATTGCCGGCCTCGTCGCTGAAATAGATGCGGGTATAGAGATGCCGCAGCATGCCGCGGCCGAACACCGCAAGCAGGATATGCGGTGCCTGCGGCTTGCCGTCGGGATCGGGCACCGCGCCCGGCTTGACGGTTTCAAAGGAATAATTGCCGTCCTTGTCGGTGCCGCAGCGGGCAAAGCCACGGAAGCTCGCATTCGGCAGCGCGCGCTTGTCCTGCGGATCGGCAAAGCGCCCCTGCGCGTCGGCCTGCCAGATCTCCAGCATGACATCGGGCACGACGACGCCATCTCCGTCGAACACGCGGCCCTCGATCCGGACGCGATCGCCGGTGACGTCGGGCGTCAGGGTGGAGTTGGTAAACGCATCGTTCCAGGCATACTCGCCGGTCGGCGTCAAGCCATATTTGAAGAACGGGCCGACGGTCTGCGACGGCGTGATCCCATTGTCCTGCACTTAATGGTTCTCCATAGGGGTGGCGTTCTTGCCGCGCAGCACGATGTCAAAGCGGTAACACAGCGCCCATTCGGGCTGGGTGTTCTCGAGATCGAACGATGACACCATCCGCGCCCGCGCCTTTTCGTCCGGCACCGAATTGAAGATCGGATCGAACGGGAATAGCGGATCGGCCGGGAAGTACATCTGCGTCACGAGACGCGTGACGAAGGAATGGCCGAACACCGAGAGATGGATGTGTGCGGGACGCCAGGCGTTGTGATGATTGCCCCAAGGATAGGCGCCAGGCTTGATCGTGACAAAGCGATAGTAACCGGAGGCGTCGCTCACGGTGCGACCGGCGCCCGTAAAGTTCGGATCCAGCGGCGCCGGATGCTGGTCGCGGACGTGAACGTAACGGCCGCAGGAATTGGCCTGCCAGATCTCGACCAGCGAGTTCGGCACGCCGCGGCCGTCCTCGTCGCGCACATGGCCGTGCACAATGATGCGTTCGCCGAGCGGCTCGCCAGTGTGTTGGGTGGTGAGGTCGTTGTCGCCCTCGCGCACGGTCTCGTGGCCGTAGACCGGGCCGGTCAGCTCCGACAGCGTATGGCGCATCGGGATCAAGGGCTTGTTCGGCGCGCGCTTGATCGAGCTCTTGTACTCGGGCGACAGCGGCAACGGATGCGCCGTGTTGCTGTCGACGGGATAGATGAATGTCATTGGCGAACTCCTCCCCCGGCCCTTTTCCGACCGGTCTACGCTTCCGCCAATCATTATAGGATATAACTAATTGGGGGAAGCGGCTTTGCGCCCTATTTGATCGGCGGACGCGGCAGGACGGCCTCGCCGGCTTCGAGCCGGTAGACATGGTCGAGCGAATACCAGGGCGTCGCGACGTCGCGCTCGGACGGATGTGGCGTGTCATGGCGCAGGAACTTGCCGATCAGCGCCTTGGTCACGCCGAACTGCACGTCGCTGTCGATATGCGGATCGGCGGGGTCGTAGACCTGCGAGATCAGCACCTTGAATCCGGGCTTGAAGACCAGCGCGTGCAGGTGCGCGGGACGATAGGGATGCCGGCTCTGCGCCTCCAGAAGGCGGCCGACCACTCCGTCGGTCGGAATGGGATAGCCGACCATCATCACGGAGCGGAAGGAGAAGCCTCCGTCCTGGTCGGTCGTAAACTTGCCGCGCAGGTTCATGTCGGCCTGCTCGGGGTCCTGGTTTTCATAGAGACCAACCGGCGACGCGTGCCAGACGTCGACCTCGGCGCCCGCAACGGGACGGCTGTCCTTGCCTACGACGCGGCCGTTGACGAACAGCGGCGCGCCTGGGGTCTCGGAGCGGACGATCGATCCGCCATTCTCCACCCGTGGCGAGTTCAACCGCCAGAACGGTCCGAGCAGCGACTGGTCGGTCTCCGTGTTGCCCTCATCGCCATTGTTCAGCAGGCACACCAGCGGCGAGACGCCGAGCGAGCCTGCCATCAGCACAACCTCGTTATGCGTGTCGGTCGAGAGCTTGCCGAGTTCGGCGATCACAGCCGTGGCGTCGCGGAATTCCTTCTCGGTCAGGCGAACGTCGCGAACAAAACCGTGCAGATGCTTGACCAGGGAGACCATGATCTGGCGCAGGCGGGGATCGGATGTCCGCTCCATCACCGCCAATGCCGCGGCCGTGACGTCCTGCTCGCCCGCGATGATCATGGGCTACTTTCTCCCTGTCGTTCCGGGGCAGCCCGACAGGGCTGAACCCGGAATTTCGAGATCCCGGGTTCGGTGCAAATGCACCGCCCCGGGATGACGGAACGCTGCCCGTCCGGTCAGTTCAGCTTCTCGATCGCGACAGCCACGCCCTGGCCGACGCCGACGCACATGGTGGCGAGCGCCAGCTTGCCGCCGCGCTTCTCCATGCCGTGCACGGCGGTGAGCGCAAGGCGCGCGCCGCTCATGCCGAGGGGATGACCGAGTGCGATCGCGCCGCCGTGCGGATTGACGAAATCGGCATCGTCGGCAACGCCGAGCTGGCGCATGCAGGCGATCCCCTGCGAGGCAAAGGCTTCGTTGAGCTCGATCAGGTCGAAATCGCTGATTTTCTTGCCGAGACGCTCCATCAGCTTGCGGGTGGCCGGCACCGGGCCGATGCCCATGATGCGCGGCGGCACGCCGGCCGAGGCGAGGCCGAGGATGCGCGCGCGCGGCGTCAGGCCGTGCTTCTTCACGGCAGCCTCGGATGCCAGGATCATCGCGGCGGCGCCGTCATTGACCCCGGAGGCGTTGCCGGCCGTCACCGTGCCGGGATTGCGCACGATCGGCCTGAGCTTCGTCAGAGCTTCGAGCGTGGTCTCGGGGCGCGGGTGCTCGTCCTTGTCGACGGTGACGGGGCCAGCCTTGCCGCCGGGAATGGTGATCGGGATGATCTCCTCGGCGAAATAGCCGGCCGCAATCGCGGCGCCCGCGCGCTGCTGCGAGCGGATCGCGAAGGCGTCCTGATCGGCGCGCGAGACCTGGAATTCCTCGGCGACGTTCTCGCCGGTCTCGGGCATCGCGTCGACGCCATACTGCGCCTTCAACAGCGGATTGATGAAGCGCCAGCCGATCGTGGTGTCGAAGATCTCAGCCGAGCGCGAGAACGCTTCCTGCGCCTTGCCCATCACGAAAGGCGCGCGCGTCATGGATTCGACGCCGCCGGCAATCGCAAGCTCGATCTCGCCGGAGCGGATGGCGCGGCCGGCGGCACCGACCGCATCGAGACCGGAGGCACAGAGCCGGTTCAGGGTCTGGCCCGGAACCGAATCCGGGAGGCCCGCAAGCAGGAGCGCCATGCGTGCCACGTTGCGGTTGTCCTCGCCGGCCTGGTTGGCACAGCCGAAGAAGACCTCGTCAACCTGTGCCCAATCGAGATTGGGGTGCTTGGCCATCAGAGCCTTGATCGGGGCCGCAGCCAAGTCGTCGGCACGCACCTTGGCGAGCGAGCCGCCAAAACGGCCGATCGGGGTCCGCACGGCATCGCAGATAAAGACGTCACGCATCGTTGTTCTCCCTGAATGCCGCGATCCGGCCTGAATTCTTCAATGTCGACGGAGTTTTAGGAGGGCGCCCGCGGCAGGTCAATTGACCGATACGCCCGTGTTCCGAGGGGGACGCGCGCGAGTTGCGCATGCCGCGGTGCGGACAACGTGGAAAACCTCTCCTCCGCGGCCAAAGCGATAGGAGCGCGGGGTGAAATTTTGTAGGTTGCGCCGCCCATGACAATGCAACAACCGATCCCTGTACCGCCCCCTGACGATACGCCCGCGCCGCAGGCGGAAGCCGCCGCACGCGTCACGCCGATGATGGAACAGTACCTTGAAATCAAGGCGGCGCATCAGGGCCTCTTGCTGTTCTACCGGATGGGCGACTTTTACGAGCTGTTCTTCGAGGACGCAGAGATCGCCTCCAGGACACTCGGCATCGTCCTGACCAAGCGCGGCAAACATCAGGGCGCCGATATCCCGATGTGCGGCGTGCCGGTCGAGCGCTCCGAGGATTATCTGCACCGGCTGATCACCGCCGGCCACCGGGTCGCAGTGTGCGAGCAGACCGAGGATCCCGCCGCCGCCAGGGCGCGCGGCAACAAGAGCGTCGTGCGCCGGGGCGTGGTGCGACTGGTCACACCGGGCACGCTGACCGAAGACACGCTGCTCGACGCGCGCGCCAACAATTACCTGCTGGCGCTGGCGCGCGCGCGCTCATCGGCGGGCGGTGACCGCTTTGGCCTCGCCTGGATCGACATCTCGACCGCCGAATTCATGGTGACGGAATGTTCGGGCGGCGAACTCGCCGCGACGCTCGCGCGCATCAATCCGAACGAGGTGATCGTCACTGACGCGCTCTATAACGATAGCGAGCTCGGACAGACCCTGCGCGAGCTGCCGGCGGTGACGCCGCTGACCCGCGACGTCTTCGACGGCGCCACCGCCGAGAAGCGGCTGTGCGACTATTTTGCCGTCGCAACCATGGACGGACTGTCGCAGCTCACGCGGCTGGAAGCCACTGCTGCCGCCGCTGCCGTCACCTATGTTGACCGCACCCAGGTCGGCAAGCATCCGCCGCTGTCGCCGCCAGCGCGTGAAGCCTCGGGCGCGACCATGGCGATCGATCCGGCGACGCGCGCCAATCTCGAACTGACGCGGACGCTGGCCGGAGAACGCCGCGGTTCGCTGCTCGATGCGATCGACTGCACGGTGACCTCGGCCGGCTCGCGCCTGCTGGCGCAGCGGCTTGCCGCGCCGCTGACCGATGCGACGGCGATTGCGCGGCGGCTCGATGCCGTCGGCAGCTTCGTTGCCGACTCGGCCGCGCGCGAGGACATCCGCAGCATCCTGCGTGGCGCCCCGGACATGTCGCGGGCGCTGGCCCGTATATCCGTCGGCCGCGGCGGACCGCGCGACCTCGCCGGCCTGCGCGACGGCATCATCGCCGCCGACCAGGTGCTGACGCGGCTTGACGAACTCGACCAGCCGCCGCAGGAGATCGCCGCGGTGACGGCGGCGCTGCAAAGGCCATCGCGCGAGCTCGCGGCGGAATTCGCCCGGGCGCTCGACGATCAACTGCCGCTGATCAAGCGGGACGGCGGGTTCGTTCGACAGGGCTATGAGCCTGCGCTGGACGAAACGCGAAACCTGCGCGACGCCTCGCGCCTGGTGGTGGCCTCGATGCAGGCGCGCTACGCCGACAACACGGGTGTGAAGGGTCTCAAGATCCGGCACAACAACGTGCTCGGCTATTTCGTCGAAGTCACCGCGCAGCACGGCGACAAGCTGATGTCGGCGCCGCTGAACGCGACCTTCATCCACCGCCAGACGCTGGCCGGCCAGGTCCGCTTCACCACCTCGGAGCTCGGAGAGATCGAAGCCAAGATCGCCAATGCCGGCGACCGCGCACTCGGGCTCGAGCTCGAGATTTTCGAGCGGCTCTGCGCCAAGGCGTTGGCAATCAGCGAGGAGCTGCGCGCCGCCGCCCATGCCTTTGCGCTGCTCGACGTCGCGACGTCGCTTGCCAAGCTGGCGATCGACGAGAACTATGTACGGCCCGAGGTGGACTCGTCTCTCGGCTTTGCGATCGAGGCCGGCCGTCATCCGGTGGTCGAGCAGGCCTTGAAGCGCAATGGCGAGCCATTCATCGCCAATGCCTGCGACCTCTCGCCGGGCCCTGCGCAAAAGTCCGGCCAGCTCTGGTTGCTCACCGGCCCAAATATGGCGGGTAAATCGACCTTCCTGCGCCAGAACGCGCTGATTGCGCTGCTTGCTCAAATCGGCAGTTTCGTGCCGGCGACACGCGCGCGGATCGGCATCATCGACCGCCTGTTTTCGCGTGTCGGCGCCGCCGACGATCTCGCCCGCGGCCGTTCCACCTTCATGGTCGAGATGGTCGAGACGGCTGCGATCCTGAACCAGGCCGGCGAGCGCGCGCTCGTGATCCTCGATGAAATCGGCCGCGGCACCGCGACCTTCGACGGCCTCTCGATCGCCTGGGCCGCGATCGAGCACCTGCACGAGAGCAATCGTTGCCGCACGCTGTTCGCGACGCATTACCACGAACTGACCGCGCTCTCCGCAAAGCTGCCCCGGATGTTCAACGCGACCGTGCGGGTGAAGGAATGGCAGGGCAACGTCGTGTTCCTGCACGAGGTATTGCCGGGTTCGGCCGATCGCTCCTACGGCATCCAGGTCGCCAAGCTCGCGGGCCTGCCGCCGGCCGTGATCACGCGCGCCAAATCGGTATTGGCGAAGCTGGAAGCCCAGGACCGCGGTCAGACCGCGCGCGCGCTCGCCGACGATCTGCCGCTGTTCGCAGTGCCCTCGCGCGCCGCCGCAGAAGCCGCCCCACCGAGCGCGGCCGAACTGCTGATGGACGCGCTGAAGGCGCTGCATCCGGACGAGATGTCGCCACGCGAAGCGCTCGATGCGCTGTATGCGTTGAAGGCCAAGCTGCCGAAGCAGTGACGGTGCCGTAGGTGGTCAGCCGAAGGCGTAACCCACCACCTTTGCCATCGCGCGAGAAGTGGTGGCTTACGCTGCGCTAATCCACCTACGCTTCTGACCGCTATGCCCTCGCCGAGATCGCCGCTGCTTCCGCTGCAGCGCGCTGCATGCTGGTCGACATCTCGTTGGTCACGGTGCTTTGCTCTTCGATTGCCGCGGCCGTCGACGTCACATATTCGCTGACGTTGCTGATGGCCGTCTTGATCGAAGCCAGGGCGGTGACGACGTCTCCGGAGATGCCGTTGAGGCTGCCGATCTCCGCGCCGATCTTGTCAGTGGCCTGCTTGGCTTGGTTGGCGAGGCTCTTGACCTCCGAGGCCACCACCGCAAAGCCCCGACCGGCTTCGCCGGCGCGGGCGGATTCGATGGTGGCGTTAAGGGCCAGGAGGTTGATCTGCCCGGTGATGTTGTTGATGAGCTCGACGATCCCGCTCATCGCCAGCGCCGCTTCAGTGAGGCGCTGAGCCTGGGCATCAGCGGACGCGACCTGCTCCACCGCGCTCATCGCGGTCTCGCGCGATTTGGTCATGGCCTCGGAAATCTCCCGCACCGAGGCGTTCAGCTCTTCCGATCCGGCGGCGACCGATTCCATCATGCCGCGGACGCGCTCGTTGCCCATGCGGACCAGCACCTGCTTCGTGACGTCGGTCGCATATTTCACGACCTTGAACGGCTTGCCGTTGAGATCCATGATCGGGTTGTAGGAGGCCTGGATATAGACCTCCCTGCCGCCCTTGCCGATGCGCTTGTATTCGGCCGCTTGGTACTGACCGCGGTTGAGCGCCGCCCAGAACTCGCGATAGCCATTGCCATCGCGCTCCGACGGCTCGACGAACATGCTGTGGTGCTTGCCCTTGATCTCCGCCAGCGAATAGCCGAGTGCGCCGAGGAAATTGGAGTTAGCGGTGATGATCGTGCCGTCCATGTTGAACTCGATCACGGCTTGCGCCTTGTCGATCGCCGCGATCTGGCCCGCAAGGTCGGCACTCTTGAGCTTCTGTTCAGTGACATCGGTCGCGAACTTCACCACCTTGGTGGGCCTGCCCTTCTCGTCGAAAACGGGATTGTATGAGGCTTGGATCCAGACTTCCTTGGCGCCCTTGCCGATCCGCTTGTATTCGGCGGCCTGATATTCGCCGCGGTTGAGCGCGGCCCAGAACTCACGATAGGCCGGGCTTTCGCGTTCGACAGACGGAACGAACATGCTGTGATGTTTGCCCTGGATCTCGTTCATCGTGTAGCCGAGCGTACGCAGGAAATTCTCGTTGGCGGTGAGGACCGTGCCATCCATCGCGAACTCGATGACCGCCTGTGAGCGGTTCGCGGCCGCAACCTGCCCCCCGAAGTCGAGGTTCTGGAGGCGGATCGAGGCATCCGACCATTCCACGACAGTTCCGGCCCGGCTCCCGTCTTCGTTCTTCAGCGGTGTCGCGACGAGGTCGAATTTGTGGCCACCGACCTGGATCATTGCGCGATGCACCGCGCTGAGGCTCGCCAGCATCTTGCGCTGATGCTGGGGATTCTTATGAAACACATCGATGTTGGTTCCAACGAGCGTGGCCACGTTGAAGTGGGGCAGTTCTTTCTTGAGGTCGGACTCAGCCGCGCGCAGCAGGTCTGTCACCGCGTCATTCATGTAGACGATGTTCAGGTCGTTGTCGGCCACCATCAGGTTGGCGCTCACGGCCTTGGCAGCCATCATAACCAAAGCACCACTATTCGACTTGCGCTTGAACATGGTCTCTCCAAATTGATCTGGTTGTGCTCGGTGCCACGGACCGATGGCCGATAAAAAAACGGCGGAGAACGCTAAACTGGACGCCAACAAGTCCAAGTATAGGACGCAAGCAGAAACAAACCGCTAACTAAGCTATCGAAAAATGGCACGCGCGAGTGATTGAAGAACGCTCGAAACAATCTGCACCGGCGCGCCGACGCATCGACAGATGAATGATCATTCAATGACTTAGCGGGGCGATGATGCCTAGCAAGAACGAAGAGCGCACTGCAAAGTGCAACTGCTGCCGCGCGTCAGCCCACCACCGTAGTACTGCGGGTGACTTCGGTTTCTGCAAAAAGTCTGCTTGACGATGCTGTCAGGCCTCGTTGCCTCTAAGCTTCCGCCGGCCCCTCCACCACAGCGTCAGATTCCAGGTCACGCAAGTGCCAAGCGCAAGAGAGAGTCCGGCGGCGGAGCCGAACCACACGACCGCAACGTGCAACATGGCGATGGCCATTCCGAATCCGAGCAGGCCCCAAGCCGAATTGGCCAGCACCGCGGCGGTCGGCGGACCGCCGATGCGCGGATGCAGGATCACCATGATGCTGGAGAACACCACCGGA of the Bradyrhizobium sp. WSM1417 genome contains:
- the pcaG gene encoding protocatechuate 3,4-dioxygenase subunit alpha, whose protein sequence is MQDNGITPSQTVGPFFKYGLTPTGEYAWNDAFTNSTLTPDVTGDRVRIEGRVFDGDGVVVPDVMLEIWQADAQGRFADPQDKRALPNASFRGFARCGTDKDGNYSFETVKPGAVPDPDGKPQAPHILLAVFGRGMLRHLYTRIYFSDEAGNAADPVLAVVPADRRATLTAVREAGKPVYRLDLRLQGDNETVFFDV
- the pcaH gene encoding protocatechuate 3,4-dioxygenase subunit beta — protein: MTFIYPVDSNTAHPLPLSPEYKSSIKRAPNKPLIPMRHTLSELTGPVYGHETVREGDNDLTTQHTGEPLGERIIVHGHVRDEDGRGVPNSLVEIWQANSCGRYVHVRDQHPAPLDPNFTGAGRTVSDASGYYRFVTIKPGAYPWGNHHNAWRPAHIHLSVFGHSFVTRLVTQMYFPADPLFPFDPIFNSVPDEKARARMVSSFDLENTQPEWALCYRFDIVLRGKNATPMENH
- a CDS encoding dioxygenase, whose product is MIIAGEQDVTAAALAVMERTSDPRLRQIMVSLVKHLHGFVRDVRLTEKEFRDATAVIAELGKLSTDTHNEVVLMAGSLGVSPLVCLLNNGDEGNTETDQSLLGPFWRLNSPRVENGGSIVRSETPGAPLFVNGRVVGKDSRPVAGAEVDVWHASPVGLYENQDPEQADMNLRGKFTTDQDGGFSFRSVMMVGYPIPTDGVVGRLLEAQSRHPYRPAHLHALVFKPGFKVLISQVYDPADPHIDSDVQFGVTKALIGKFLRHDTPHPSERDVATPWYSLDHVYRLEAGEAVLPRPPIK
- the pcaF gene encoding 3-oxoadipyl-CoA thiolase, encoding MRDVFICDAVRTPIGRFGGSLAKVRADDLAAAPIKALMAKHPNLDWAQVDEVFFGCANQAGEDNRNVARMALLLAGLPDSVPGQTLNRLCASGLDAVGAAGRAIRSGEIELAIAGGVESMTRAPFVMGKAQEAFSRSAEIFDTTIGWRFINPLLKAQYGVDAMPETGENVAEEFQVSRADQDAFAIRSQQRAGAAIAAGYFAEEIIPITIPGGKAGPVTVDKDEHPRPETTLEALTKLRPIVRNPGTVTAGNASGVNDGAAAMILASEAAVKKHGLTPRARILGLASAGVPPRIMGIGPVPATRKLMERLGKKISDFDLIELNEAFASQGIACMRQLGVADDADFVNPHGGAIALGHPLGMSGARLALTAVHGMEKRGGKLALATMCVGVGQGVAVAIEKLN
- the mutS gene encoding DNA mismatch repair protein MutS, whose product is MTMQQPIPVPPPDDTPAPQAEAAARVTPMMEQYLEIKAAHQGLLLFYRMGDFYELFFEDAEIASRTLGIVLTKRGKHQGADIPMCGVPVERSEDYLHRLITAGHRVAVCEQTEDPAAARARGNKSVVRRGVVRLVTPGTLTEDTLLDARANNYLLALARARSSAGGDRFGLAWIDISTAEFMVTECSGGELAATLARINPNEVIVTDALYNDSELGQTLRELPAVTPLTRDVFDGATAEKRLCDYFAVATMDGLSQLTRLEATAAAAAVTYVDRTQVGKHPPLSPPAREASGATMAIDPATRANLELTRTLAGERRGSLLDAIDCTVTSAGSRLLAQRLAAPLTDATAIARRLDAVGSFVADSAAREDIRSILRGAPDMSRALARISVGRGGPRDLAGLRDGIIAADQVLTRLDELDQPPQEIAAVTAALQRPSRELAAEFARALDDQLPLIKRDGGFVRQGYEPALDETRNLRDASRLVVASMQARYADNTGVKGLKIRHNNVLGYFVEVTAQHGDKLMSAPLNATFIHRQTLAGQVRFTTSELGEIEAKIANAGDRALGLELEIFERLCAKALAISEELRAAAHAFALLDVATSLAKLAIDENYVRPEVDSSLGFAIEAGRHPVVEQALKRNGEPFIANACDLSPGPAQKSGQLWLLTGPNMAGKSTFLRQNALIALLAQIGSFVPATRARIGIIDRLFSRVGAADDLARGRSTFMVEMVETAAILNQAGERALVILDEIGRGTATFDGLSIAWAAIEHLHESNRCRTLFATHYHELTALSAKLPRMFNATVRVKEWQGNVVFLHEVLPGSADRSYGIQVAKLAGLPPAVITRAKSVLAKLEAQDRGQTARALADDLPLFAVPSRAAAEAAPPSAAELLMDALKALHPDEMSPREALDALYALKAKLPKQ
- a CDS encoding PAS domain-containing methyl-accepting chemotaxis protein, which gives rise to MFKRKSNSGALVMMAAKAVSANLMVADNDLNIVYMNDAVTDLLRAAESDLKKELPHFNVATLVGTNIDVFHKNPQHQRKMLASLSAVHRAMIQVGGHKFDLVATPLKNEDGSRAGTVVEWSDASIRLQNLDFGGQVAAANRSQAVIEFAMDGTVLTANENFLRTLGYTMNEIQGKHHSMFVPSVERESPAYREFWAALNRGEYQAAEYKRIGKGAKEVWIQASYNPVFDEKGRPTKVVKFATDVTEQKLKSADLAGQIAAIDKAQAVIEFNMDGTIITANSNFLGALGYSLAEIKGKHHSMFVEPSERDGNGYREFWAALNRGQYQAAEYKRIGKGGREVYIQASYNPIMDLNGKPFKVVKYATDVTKQVLVRMGNERVRGMMESVAAGSEELNASVREISEAMTKSRETAMSAVEQVASADAQAQRLTEAALAMSGIVELINNITGQINLLALNATIESARAGEAGRGFAVVASEVKSLANQAKQATDKIGAEIGSLNGISGDVVTALASIKTAISNVSEYVTSTAAAIEEQSTVTNEMSTSMQRAAAEAAAISARA